Below is a window of Lytechinus variegatus isolate NC3 chromosome 4, Lvar_3.0, whole genome shotgun sequence DNA.
CCTGTGCCTGGAAAGTGAAGAAGGGAATTGAATCACTTTGATCTGTGGGTCTATTCTCCCCGTATAACGGCCATAATATTTTAACAGAAgctggaaaaggaaagaagtaaatcaaagaatttttttaataaaaaaaataattttaatgttGATGTAATAAAACTCTGGAAAAACACTTCTTTTCTTTGCTCtactttgaatatatttttatcaagtAAAGTAAATCATTAAAGTAAAGTTCAAGTATAATGATGACCATCACAAAATGTATTGTGACATGGTTATTTTACCTCTAATAATCAACATTAGCAGAATAAAGCAATGTATTTCTAACATAACTCACTCAAGAATATGCTTGTGTATTATGAATAGGTGACAGAGATCGTATCTTATCAAATTTATGGGCCTCCCATTTTCATCATTCACACTCACAGTATACAGTCTTTTTCCTTTTTAGCTAATGATCTCAGCCGATAACACTTTCAACACCCCATTCAAGCAATGACCAAGCGATACAGTTACTGATTGCTTAATTAGTCAAGAGCGAGGGGAAGATAAATACTGTAAGAGAAAATCCTCTTGGTCCAATTTTCTCGACCGTTAAAGTAGATGTAAATCTCGCCAGAATGGAAAGTGAGAAAGATATCCGATCGTCTACTGTCGTCGATCTCGCCTGGATGTATTGTAAACATATTAATACAGAGGGTGAATCACAGCTGATGTGTTCCAGTGAAAAGGATGTAATGTACAAGGTGCATGCTGTTGGAAATTTACATGGGAAGATAGAAGAAATCTGCACACTTATTTCTTATCTCTCTTTTAGCTATTAtgtaatatataggcctacatacatccTAGCTAGCCCTAGCTTCACCCTATCCTCCCCCTTTTCTGTCAATTATGCATTTTCCTACGTGATAAGTAAAATttaaacaacccccccccccattcaccCCGTCCCCGCCCTCCTGATATCAAGCATGCATCAAGCTATGACATGTGATCTCTCAATATGGAGTATTTTTTATCTTAAATGTAAATGTGagccccagccccccccccttcacctgTCCCCACCCTCCTAATATCAAGCATGCATCAAGCTATGACACATCTCTCTATATGGGGTATGAATAAGAAAAATGTAAATGCCAGCCTCCCCCCTTCAATTACCCCTTTCCCACCCTCCTAATATCAAGCATGCATCTAACAATGACATGTTATCAATCTGTATGatgtatattaataaaaaaagggatctcagccccccccccccccactcattCACCCTTCCCCGCTCTCCTAGTATCAAGCATAGATCTAGCTATGAAATGATGATGGATATTGATTTAAGAAAAATTGTAAATCCCagcctccccctccccccatctcCTCAaccacccccacccctcccctatCTCCTCAaccacccccacccctcccccatcttctcaacccccccccccttacccaaTCTCTTAATATCAAGCATGCATCACgctacatgtatgacatgtgATCTCTCTATATGGGGTATTAATCATAAATGTAAATCTTGGCGAAAAGGGATGATAGTGTTTACTGAGATGTAGCCAGCAAATGTTTGCCAACCTCTTAAACTGATTCATCCTCCCTTGCCATCAGTCCTGCCTCCCCTTTATTaacatcatttctttttttaaagcttgtgtatagttttggtaaatccaccaaaatgcacctatcactattccaattcattgctagctaatatgaatggatatgccctataacagttatgatgtggaggatatgaaatgaaaatgtgttttacaggataaattttgtgattttacatggaaatttaacttgatcgggtcacccgatcaaattaaaatatctgtgtgtttttgtctttcaattaaatcctatttcaaatcatggaatgggctgaaactttcaagatatgttctttgtctgtaacttttggatatctaatcactaaatttaaagataagtgcttgaatgcccatttttttaaatttaaaacaagcatcgccgagagagggcgctatatatccaagatttgaatatttgaaattttctcagagaagtgcagttggaaaaatatctaacggtctctacgcttcagtaagactgacatattagatgatattcgattatcaatcacattattgaccctttaccaaagctatacacaggctttaagctCTTTCTCCCCTCTAccgttttttctcttttaatatcCGTCAGTTCCACATTGTCTTGTCCCGTTCTCTCTAGTACACTTAGAAGCatttaatattaatgaatttattTGTTAGACTTAGCCCGGCGCACACTACGCGATGCGATTGCCCTAAGATCTGATTTGAAAAAAGTTGCCTTTCGCGTATCAGTGCAACCGCATTGCAGGCTAGCAATAGTGTACACATAGCAACAGCTCTGCAGCACGCTGCATCTTTGTGGCACTTCTTCTCTTGCACGTATGTTGTCTGCGCTCCAGCAGCACAGCTATTTGGTCATCCTCTTGGACAAATCTGAGTGGCTAAAATTAGCACAATCGTAGAAATATCCCAGAAAGATTTGACATGTCAGATGTCTGATACCCCTTTCACGCtgccctcttcatttttcaccggcgaacttctccgcctcgcattcctcacttcaccggcgaaaaaaaaaatgtaccctttcgcactgacatttTTTCACCGGCGAAAGTTCAATGGGCGATTCAAGGGTATCTACTTGGCCACagcattcagctgagcttgcaaGTAGTTGCGCGCGGAATCTCGGTGCAGGGGACttcgggagagaaaaaaattgacctctgacgtcattaaagaggagaagttctccggtttgctttcatactggctgtttcaccggcgaagttcgccggtgaaaagtttcaccggcgaagttctccacctctagaggtggagaagttcgccggcgaacttcaccggtgaagttctcctgtgtacctttcatactggacactttccccttcgctggcgaacttcgccggtgaaaagcgcaatatgaaaggggtatgagatTAGGTCTGCAATCCTACTGCAACAAAGTGGATCACAGTTGCGGCGCACATTGGTGCTATCGCATAGTGTGCGCAGGGCTTTAAGTGGCATATAAATTCAAATACAGAAATTATTGAATATGTTATTGTCATGTGAAGACGTTATTTCATATGTGatgtattaattatgcaatctattttttatttttaatgcacATTTTTAGGTTAATGAGGttaatttaaataataaaagtgTATTTCTGTACCAAATTaatgtatttttgtaaaatatcaGGACCCATGAACCCTTggatgtataatgtataatataatcattagaaatgttaatgaaatattaagaaGGTAATATTCTAATACCACTTTtattaataactttttttaatttcttttttagcAAACCATTTcagatcatgatgatcatgaccACAGTGGTCCAAGATATTGAAACTGACCCTTTAAGTTGGCCCTTTAAATTGACTTCACCAAGAGCGATCGAGTTGATACTTCATGCATGTAATGCACAAATTTTATAGTCTCCTGCGCATCTTTGAAAAGAACAATAGGGATAAAATCATGAGGCATGGGATCAAAGGCAAAAAGTCAATTACTGAGATTTTCTCTGTAGACCTTAGATGTCtggcaaaattaattttgctaTAGGTCCCTAGCTTGGGAATTGGTTTGATAACTGTACCTGTAATTTGTTCGCAGGTTACTTCGCATTTctcattttgttgatttttatcccccccttcctctctctctctctcactctctccccTTTCTTCATGGTATGGTCCTTATTATAGGTTCATTTTGCAAGGGAAGTGTTTTGAGGAACAAATGTGCCCTGGTTATATGCTTGTTATATGCTTCTGAAATCCTCCCATCGGATCGACTCGAAAACAAATGCATCAAAATCACTGACAAGGGACTACTCCCAACATTCTgccatggattttttttttggggggggaggagaaTAATGTGAAATGTTATACACtatcaaaattaattcaaacaacgTTGTTTACTGTGTAaatcgcacagtagttgtttaaacttttaaacaaatgtttaaaGTCTTAAAGAACCAAGTTTAAATTCagattttattaatgatttgagCATGGTTTaggattttgaaaatttgttaaaattgtttaaacaactactgtgcgattcacatagcAAACAGCattgtttaaaattatttttgacagTGTAGTACAAATAATTACCCAATCAATCAAGtgacagagggagagagagaaagaaagagagctAAGGGGGGTAAAATGATGTAAAGGGGAGGGGCAACAAGAAATGTACCCTTGTGTGTGTACTTTCCTCCCTCCTACAATGTGTGAGTTTACACCTTTCAGTAGTATCACTTTGATTACCTCCTCCACCCTTCACacccaatatttttcactcccGTTCTTCTTTACGTTCTTCTTCATGTTTTTTCTGTCCCCAAAACTCTTCCCGAGGCGATCGGATGGCCCAACCTCATATGGAGGCACGCACATGCACATTAATTATTTTGAGGCTGTACtaatatgatatttattttagAACAGATAGAATTTTAAagatataaaatgaaacataGGATGACAAATCCAGGGTTTGAGCCAGCAAGTGTTTTGAAAGTTCTCAAAACCAATCACGGTGCAAGCAGTTGTGCAATAGTAGGTGTCTGAGCAGGCTTTTGATCAAGGTGAAGCAGATTGCTCACATATAAtgatgtaaattttgtgataaacatttatttttagtaGTGATGACAtgttgaaaatatgacaagattatttttttcttcaaattaccTGAACATGTTGTAGAGCGTACTTctgatattaaaaaatgataccacttttaaaATGTCCTTACTCTGAGCACTGTATTATACTGTGAAATATAGATTAAACACAGATAATGTCATACCATACTTATGTTTCCCAACACgatagaaaagaaatatgagTTAGAACACATCCATATGTTGGATGCTTTTATTTAAAGCATTTTGAGCAGTGGAACATGCGAGTCAGAATCCTTCTAAAGTGTGAAAGGTAGCCGTGACATCCAGCGTGCCCAAATAGCATGCAGCGGCGAGCCATGTTTATTTTCCATATCTTTCCAGCTAGTTGGCAAATCATTGATTTTAGCCCGTATCTTGTTAGGTTTCGACTTCACGGCTATCCAGCGCGTCGGGTTCTCGATGAGGAACCCTTCAGGCGAGCTGTTGGTTAGTGCCATCCCAAATTGACTTTTCCTTGTGACATTTAGGGGAAAAATAATGGCACGGATGGGTTGAGATGGTCATGAGGAGAGATATGATGCTGATTGAGAGAGAGTAGGATGgagggggaaaggggggggggtggaaagaAAGTGTGAGAGATGGATGGGAGTAGTGGGGAGAGAGGGTCGGGAGAAGTTGGAGGTAGGGAGGGGAGTGGggaagagagatggagagagagggggggcaTGGCAGGGGTAAGAGAGGGTGGGGAAAGAGGGACAGGGGGAAGGAGGGGGGAGTGTTTTAGGTAGTGGGGAAAATAAGAGAGGCGAGGGGGGGACTGGGGGAGAGAGTGAGATAAGAATAGTTGGAGAATGAGATAAAAGGtttatgaaaattagtaatttgtAATGTTATGGTCAAACACACAATTGCTGACACTGTCTTATTTTGCTACCTCATCTTATAATTTTTTCACCCTCCTTCCCTCCCCTGTCTTCCCTCTCTTATCTTCCCTCCCTCCCCTCAAATCTCTCATCTGTTCACTTTCATCCTGTGTCACGCTGAAGTGTCAGTTCTCTATGATCTCTGCACTTTCGTCTTCAACCTAAATATGCCACCCTTATTTTCAGCCAACTCTTCTTTTTGTTCTCTGTAAATTTCTCCTCTCACACATATCATGTCTACTTGAGTCACTGCCCTTTCCCTCTCTCCAATCTGTCTGTCTGTACTTGTCTCCCTCGCTCCGGCCCCCTCCTCATTCTCCTTCCTCCTCCCTCTcctctctgccccccccccctctctcgtTATTTGATGAGCTATCATACATTTTTtcgtatttcattgttttctctaTGGACaaggcaaatacatgtacatatacattctTGGTATATTGTATGTTTTTACTACTGAAAACCTGCAATGATCTTGTATTTGCATGAATAAATCAGGATTTTTTGTTATGGTAGTTTAACACAATCTAAATATCAGTAAAGTTAGTTAATTTTAGTGAAATGAGACATGGTACGAGTACGACTACATGTTCGTAGCTAGATgtacaagtaggcctatatgcttCGCTGAGTATATCAATTTGAATCTTATTTACAGGGAAAGTAAAGTGACTCACTCCAATGCTATAGTTTAACGCATGGTCAAACCCATTGCTCCCTGTATCTGGGTATTAAAAGCCAATTGCTCTGAAAATCAATCGCATATCTATAGGTGGGTCTTCATCAGCTCGAGCTTGAAGAATAGCGCGCTAATGTGGGATCAGAGAAATAAGCCCGAAGTCAGTGGGAGTGTGCGATCCCGTCTTCACCAGCTCGAGCTCGAGTTTAAGCCCGAAACTGGAGCATGCGCGCTTCAAAGGAACAAGCGCGCGGTTTTAAAATTTTACCGCGCCAACATTCGGACCGTCTGCGTACGTACACAGTACGTGTGCGTACACGTACACGtgtgttttgttgttgtaaGAGCGGAAATTGATTGTTGCAGTGCATGGTGGGATCGATAAACCCGAAATTTGAGCTCGAGCTGGTGAAGACGCGAAaagaatagcgcgctattttgcgaATTAGCTCGCTATTCTGAAAATAAGTCCAAGATTTTGGTGGTTTATTTTTCGATcagaatagcgcgctatttccgTCTTCATTGCAAAATTAGCTCGCTATTCTCTGATCGGGCTAATTCACTGGATCAGGAATAGCGCGCTATTCTTCAAGCTCGAGCTGGTGAAGACGCACCTTATGAAATAGAGAGCAATAATGGTTGTCTTCTAATGCAGGACACCCCAGAGAAAGTAGTCTGCAGGTACAGACCCTGGTTTTTGCAATTCGCAaagtgcataatgcagagtctgaagaaGTGAGACTAAATTCACCatgtactgtggctggctctTCCTTTAACACAGACAGAGtttggagtctagtcttcactATAGACATTTTTGGGGTTAAAGTGTCAAATGTGAGTCTGTGCTTGTAGACTATTAAAAGTTAGTGCATTGGATGCTGAGGGCATTTAATTAGGAATGACCCATttccagagctaccaagtctcacgcattgtgcgtgagactcacgcattcagggtccgtctcacgatctcacgcatggcacccatttttctcacgcatatCGGTAcccaacagaaaaaaagagaaaaagtagcattattcgccagattatacgactggctgaccgccttcgcgtctagcccgGCACACGAGACGAATCAaaagtgcagtcagcgcacagcatacgtgatacgatgaatagcgtgcgtgcatcgcatggttttgaagcccatatctcatgcGCGCGCGCGTTGCGCGCGCAccttttcgcaacgtacgagtgtaagtactggccgcgcgcgcacagagacgtcgagtcatgaaaatctcacgcattacattttttttaacttggcatctctgcatttCAGGGATGCGATCTCTTTGAGAATGGTCATAAAGCGTGATATGATATGATAACGTTCTCATTGATTCATTGATTACTCCCTTCGGACCTCACCTGGACTTGGTGCGGAGAGCTTCCTTGCTCATGTACATAACCAGTAGACAGTTACAACcagttggtgttagtgttggtattttggtgttgatggtggtgatagtgtTCATGTTGGTGTGTTCATGTTGGTGTGTTAGTGTTGGTGGTGGTTATGGTGTTGGTGTTTGTGTCTTAGTTTTGGTGTGATGGTTTTGATGTTGGTGTTGGTGTGTTACTgctgatagtgatgatggtgatggattTGACAGATGTTGGAGTTGATATTAATGGTATTGTTGGTGTTTGTGTAAATGTTGATGTTGAGAGGCTCACATAGCTCCAACACCAAATGTAGTTTCATGGAAATGATACTTGATAGCTCAACACCTTGTGAGCTCAATCTAAACACCAGCAATTGTTTTTAAACATTGAACTGAAAATTATTCTGTGAATACCCAATTCTTGAAAAATTGATATcgtgaaatattgaaattgaattgaattgaatttacaaacagaaaaaatatgtcaaatggAATTTGAATACACTGCACAAGCCCAAACAGATACAACTATAAATCAGAAAACAAATGTGAGAAAGAGAAACTTTATTTGtaacatgaaataattttaagTTCTTCCTATCCCTTACCCTGTTGTGGAGCTATTGTATGGATGCATAAAGTttaataagaagaaagataataAGTAGTGACGGATccagcagggggggggggcacatcaagcccgtgccccccccccctttgagagtcattgtcattattttgttaatgtaaatatgccggTCTTACacaaatgtgcccccccccccttaaaagtTGCAGCAAATATAGTAAGAGGAATATGTCATCCATACACAAGTGATGACCTTTTTTCCCcgcgggaaaatgtgccccccacCCTTATGAAAATCTTGGATCTGCCTCTAATAATAAGGATGAACATATTGGGTATATATTCCTCATGAATAACAGTTGTTTAATCTTTTGCACAGGCTATCAAGGAATCGTTGGATGACTTGGCTCCGTCCATTGAGTCGGTGAAAGAGAAGGAGCATGTGGCGGTGTCTCAGGTCGGTGCAACGCAACGCAAAGAGATTCAGGAGGTGATGGATCGCCTCAGAGAGAACTGGCAAAGACTCAATAGAGAATATGAAGAAAGGCATGGGTAAGTCTATCAGAGTGTGAGTGTGTGAGACAGACAGACTGAGAGAGAGGTGCAACGCAAAGATATTCAGGAGGTGACGGATCGCCTCAGAGAGAACTGGCAAAGACTCAATagagaatatgaagaaaaacatGGGTAAGTCTATAAGAGAATGAGTGTGAgtgagagacagacagacagacacacAGACAGAGAAGACACActgagagacagaaagagagagagaggggaaggtGGAAACAGACAGAGtgagaaaggaagaaataatGAGACAgtgagaaagggaaaaaaatggataaacagacaggcagacagacagacatgAAAAGACACATACAGATCAAGacagaaagagatagaaagataTTGAACAGAAAGATGGAGACAGACAGAAAAACAGACTGTACATATATAAAGAGAGGGAGAatgacagacagacagacaaagGAACATGGAATCATAGAATATAGAAATATCTGATACCTGTGGAGTAATTGGCTTTGTTTCATTGGTGTTAAAACTGTTCCAAAATAACCTTGTACACATTATTAGTAGTACTATTGCCCTTGTTGATGCATATCATTTGTGTAAGATGAAATCTGCCATCTCAGGACAAAAGGaaggtagtggtggtggtgatttttatACCTAATTGCTGttagaaagcatgaatgcttgtaagcaagcaaccagaggacctaCGGCTTAAGGTTCTttctgagggacctggtaatgaggatgaatgccttaccaaagggcaccaAGTTGAAATCGAACccaggtcaccggaatccgaaacccccacTCTATGGACTGAGGATGTAACTCTGTGGattgtttaaaatgaaaaaaaaatgaaaatccataatttattgttcgaaatagacatcggaaatgaaatactctaaaaaaaattgttttgatcgTAGGCTGGGCAGTTGCTGTTCAGCACCAGATCAACAAGGCTCtgtccctttaattgttgaatgccaaacagggtagcagcaactcccatcttttaacgtcttttggtctgacactgctggggtttgaactcccgacctcccagttgtgagatggacgctctaccaactgagccaacacatcCGTGGAAATGGGGAAAATGTGTCATTGTTGCTTGCTTTTTAAACATCTATATTCCAAAGATTGGGGGCTGTGTTGACTCCAATTCTTTTACCATCATGTATAGCATacaagaaatataaataatcatgaaaaggcaatttcttgtgaaaaaaattaggGCTGCTTCTTTTGGGCGTGGGACGGCATAAATATTGGTGAGCATTTCTTTTGAGATGACGGTATCTTGTTCTCTTGCAGTCAATTCCAGCGATGCTTCGACCAGTGGAGGCAGTTTCACTGTGATATGAGAGATTTAGCATCATGGTTATCGGAAGCAGAGAGGACCATTCAGGATAGCAAGAGAGCAGACGGGAGGCTTCACGTAGAGAAAGCATGCAATCATCAACCGGTAAGAACTTTAACCAGTCGTGCCTTATGTGATCATCCACCCACAAAACCAGCAATGAGTTgcccaaaataaaaattgagacTTTAATTCAGCTTGAAAGAGCACATCCTAAACTCTGAAATGAtaagtgtagtaggtttcacggtacaccatgtatctttcttgggcacaTATGTgacttatccagccaatcagagacaTGTGCGCTGCAAGGTGCAGTGCATATGGCACTTTGAcagagtatacatgtataaggccTGCTTTTACAAAGTTTGCTCATTCTTCTGAAGGCGACAAGAACATACTTGTCGAAACGTCCTTTTCaagaccaacacttgcccaagaaagatgcATGGTGTACTGTGAAACCTACACTTTTCTTTTTGcaatggaaaccttcagaagttacatgtacatcattcgTCTCTTTGAAATGATACCTAACCTGTCAAAGTTGGTCCAAAATAACCCACCCAAGTACtattgattgaatgcagaaggTATTCAGTGAGTGCTTCAAGGAAGTCAGAGAAAGCAAGGCGTGAAGTTTGGGGTTTTCACTCAAGCATAAAATATGCAAACTGTGCCTTCTCTGtaaaacttccaagcagtctaGAAAAAATAGTATTCAATGCTTTTTGGCcatttacagagaaccttccctcgcaacttattgttggttttttGGTGGCTGGTTACTTGCAACATTCATATAGCGCTTGCAACAGTGCTTCTATACCCTGGCCTTGGCACTGTTTGTCTGATCAGGTGCTTTAAGCATTCAAGAAATTCCTTCCTACCAGGTATCCAGTTACTACACATGAGTGGAGAgaggcaaatgtagataaatgccttctcaaagtccaaagacttaTCCTCTGAGCCACAACAACTCTACCCCTCAACACCTACATTGTGTAATACCTGAGTTGAGGATCAACTAAAGAAGTCACAGCAAACCATGATTTATAAATAGTCTTAAAATTCAAGGTTAATTATGTCCATATCTTTTTTTAAGGCTAATAACCTTACTCTAATTACCTTTAAAATCTTTTATCCTCTTTTTTCTTGTATAATTATGTGCAAAAgagattatttctatttttctgaTCAGGAAAAAAGTCATCTTTACAAAGTCTGTTTTTTATTTGTCGATTGATATGTTTTTCCCCCTCTGCTTTCACATTGCTATGGAAGAGAAATATTATTGGGCAGTGAACTTCATTtgtaatgattttgaaaatttgtaatctcattgatattgatatatttatttgtttcatatacatgtacaaaatcttgatttatatgaattgtgattgttaGCTTATTGATTCgaaagagggagaaaataaaatgttattaaaaacaaaaaaatatattgaagatCTAGATCGAGGAAATCTATAAAAATCTAGCTTTGTGAAATCATTTCATCTAAGCTGAGAAGCAAAATCTGGTGATTACCAACtcagataagcacatgtgggacagtgtattataattGTTTTGGAAAAGGCTTGACACCTTGCTGGAATGCTATCGTTACAGTATCTTACACACTTTTCAGCAATCAACTCATTTCTACCAGCATCgattggcacatatttttatgaatacaaattaaacaTATGTGTGTATTCATTTTAGTGGATTCTGCTTTATCTAATTTTTAGTTTGATCCTACAAAGTTGCATTTATGATTAACTTCATGAGGCTACAGTGTATAGAAAATCAACTGTTTCACTGtatgattaaagggatggtgtgggctgaaatatttatatctaaataaatagagtgaaattcacagagcaaaatgctgaaaatttcatcaaaatcggataacaaataacaaagttattgaattttgatatcaatcaatattttttttaaacagttatatgcacatcgttatgaatattcattaggtaggctgatgatgtcacatccccactttcctttgtcttatgttattacatgaaatcataaatgtttcattttttcatactctTTTCATACTTGAGTAAATGATGTGTCTTTATTGCCGCGATGAATAACTAGTGCaataatcagttgtcaatccagttGTTTTAgatcttggtagaaaaattttgaataaacctaatttcatatactgtaatttaaaaaaaaaggacaagtgggggtgtgacatcatgagcccatctaatgaatattcatgaagacatgcctagaactgttcaCCAGAAAAGTACAAATCTataaaatttaataattttgttatttatcggattttgatcaaattttcagcattttgcttcgtgaattttactctattta
It encodes the following:
- the LOC121413103 gene encoding utrophin-like, whose product is MVMDLTDVGVDINGIVGVCAIKESLDDLAPSIESVKEKEHVAVSQVGATQRKEIQEVMDRLRENWQRLNREYEERHGQFQRCFDQWRQFHCDMRDLASWLSEAERTIQDSKRADGRLHVEKACNHQPVLEDGIATHQAMVASLNSN